A portion of the Miscanthus floridulus cultivar M001 unplaced genomic scaffold, ASM1932011v1 fs_174_2_3, whole genome shotgun sequence genome contains these proteins:
- the LOC136530672 gene encoding putative multidrug resistance protein: MILVSTGRVIADAGSMTTDLAKGADAVASVFAVLDRETEIDPDNPEGYKPERLKGEVDIRGVDFAYPSRPDVIIFKGFSLSIQPGKSTALVGQSGSGKSTIIGLIERFYDPLRGVVKIDGKDIKTYNLRALRRHIGLVSQEPTLFAGTIRENIVYGTETATEAEIENAARSANAHDFISNLKDGYDTWCGERGVQLSGGQKQRIAIARAILKNPAILLLDEATSALDSQSEKVVQEALDRVMVGRTSIVVAHRLSTIQNCDQITVLEKGIVVEKGTHASLMAKGPSGTYFGLVSLQQGGNQH, encoded by the coding sequence AGGGTGCTGATGCAGTAGCTTCAGTGTTTGCTGTTCTTGACAGGGAAACCGAAATTGACCCTGACAACCCTGAGGGATACAAACCAGAGAGGCTAAAAGGTGAGGTTGACATCAGAGGAGTTGACTTTGCATACCcgtcaaggccagatgtgattaTCTTCAAAGGTTTCTCCTTGAGCATCCAACCAGGCAAGTCAACAGCCCTTGTTGGGCAAAGTGGTTCTGGCAAGTCGACTATCATTGGGCTCATAGAGAGGTTCTATGACCCACTTAGGGGGGTAGTGAAGATCGATGGTAAAGACATCAAAACATACAATCTCAGAGCCCTGCGGCGACACATTGGATTAGTCAGCCAGGAACCAACACTATTTGCAGGTACAATAAGAGAAAATATTGTGTATGGTACAGAAACAGCAACTGAAGCAGAAATTGAGAATGCTGCAAGGTCTGCGAATGCACATGACTTCATTAGCAACCTCAAGGATGGATATGACACATGGTGTGGTGAGAGGGGTGTACAGCTTTCAGGAGGCCAAAAACAACGCATTGCAATTGCCCGTGCCATCCTGAAGAACCCTGCTATCCTGCTACTGGATGAAGCTACAAGTGCACTGGACAGCCAGTCAGAGAAGGTGGTACAAGAGGCATTGGACCGAGTGATGGTTGGCAGGACAAGTATTGTGGTGGCGCACAGGCTCAGCACAATCCAGAACTGTGACCAGATCACTGTGCTTGAGAAAGGAATTGTTGTGGAGAAGGGCACACATGCATCCCTTATGGCTAAGGGTCCCTCTGGAACATACTTCGGATTGGTCAGTTTGCAACAAGGAGGCAACCAGCACTGA